One segment of Synergistaceae bacterium DNA contains the following:
- a CDS encoding LysR family transcriptional regulator produces the protein MEQCKQCGSFSEAAKQLFITQPNIIQLNISILVKNLEMELGIILLLRSKRGMTITQEGKELLAYAYPMSICSPNRKNF, from the coding sequence ATAGAACAGTGCAAACAGTGCGGCTCTTTCAGCGAGGCGGCAAAACAACTGTTCATCACTCAACCCAATATCATTCAGCTCAACATCAGCATACTTGTGAAAAATTTGGAGATGGAGTTGGGAATCATTCTACTTTTGCGCTCGAAAAGGGGCATGACCATCACCCAGGAGGGAAAAGAGCTTTTGGCGTACGCCTATCCAATGTCGATTTGTTCACCAAACCGGAAAAATTTCTAG